The Corythoichthys intestinalis isolate RoL2023-P3 chromosome 1, ASM3026506v1, whole genome shotgun sequence genome has a segment encoding these proteins:
- the LOC130925807 gene encoding uncharacterized protein LOC130925807, with product MLRDKRSTMNRRGTGYRHRVCQWPVSQLTGKCHKMVIPPKSSDKKFALLVGDSHLRAIADGFVKMPEGDLYFGIMSTPGATAMEEKMELANVKLPQVPDVVCVLAPSNDLTQTKSHERAGVGFRKLLAVALSQCSNVVVVDFPPRYNMEMYPQEMLRQEYRRVAAEVGVKYLSAVEHFSLDKSELWAQDGVHLSDTDGMPILVQLLWKASYTATRDVVQVPRPVTVPVRSALKCVPATVAPEKSSAIVRGVEVTPPPAVNLDEWTVVGSKVKNK from the exons ATGTTGAGAGACAAACGCAGCACGATGAATC gtcGGGGTACTGGGTACCGTCATCGTGTATGCCAATGGCCAGTTTCGCAGCTGACAGgaaaatgtcacaaaatggtCATTCCACCCAAGTCTTCTGATAAGaag TTTGCTCTTCTTGTGGGAGATTCCCATCTACGAGCCATAGCTGATGGTTTTGTGAAGATGCCAGAGGGAGATCTGTACTTTGGCATTATGTCTACTCCGGGTGCTACTGCGATGGAAGAGAAGATGGAGCTTGCTAACGTGAAGTTGCCCCAAGTGCCTGATGTGGTGTGTGTCCTTGCTCCCAGCAACGATCTGACACAGACCAAGAGTCATGAAAGAGCTGGTGTTGGATTCAGGAAACTGTTGGCTGTTGCGCTTAGTCAGTGCTCCAAT GTTGTAGTTGTGGATTTTCCTCCACGTTACAACATGGAGATGTATCCTCAGGAGATGCTGCGTCAGGAGTACAGACGTGTTGCTGCTGAAGTGGGAGTAAAGTATCTGTCTGCAGTGGAGCATTTCTCCTTGGATAAATCTGAACTGTGGGCCCAAGATGGT GTTCATTTGTCTGACACTGATGGAATGCCTATCCTCGTTCAACTGCTGTGGAAGGCGTCATATACG GCAACACGTGACGTGGTTCAAGTCCCTCGGCCTGTGACTGTTCCTGTTAGATCAGCATTGAAGTGTGTTCCTGCTACAGTAGCACCTGAAAAAAGTTCTGCCATTGTGAGGGGAGTTGAGGTTACACCACCTCCTGCAGTGAACCTTGATGAGTGGACAGTGGTTGGCTCaaaggtaaaaaataaataa
- the LOC130912618 gene encoding uncharacterized protein LOC130912618, with protein sequence MDKLTPSALQQPDVTAVPRRNPLLCKKQRSMVAEVKRRPNQRQRGASSAVVKSPGMSSVKVQFVDNDRSQGGNKGKCVEEHRLQGGNKGKTKSLSVRVRDIKRSVRGSFHQGDARFEFRGVQCMAISLVAVAKHTTHSVFSWQSADLDRVVTLGDELYSSLRKNNKISGGSELLCVPDLPKQQVIDGESFDFEYGDFVTGDVNVVSGDLVVAGVLTPLKDGLAQICGKYDTCFLTLNCNTCAIIKENGMYAVVDSHSRNTNGMVDVNGFSVVVVYWCLDLVFDHFFKLANMMNLTQNFFEIAGVRVIPTAPGVNSTLLFGSTVTQTEQVIFPSNDLPDVFISNVTEKELQFVPLRENVAQVLCTRLNIELQKVDSKSTQVGHLGKPCKNEKVVGDGNCFFRAVSQAVSGTQNYHRKIRLAVVKQIEKNAILYQGLLRSEYSSVAEYLSNSKMGYVGSWATEIEIQAAADYLEMSIFTYHQDRWIEYTCSAMQFSNQALYLENVNANHYENVVCVHLPQSHKCYGYCEVYTTPSVYNIRRQTKKDSNVIDSNRVTSNVSSIVDADVDTQVQRPGICVSNYLKNKYNRHKRIKYQEDSSYRNVRSKLNKMAYISQQDGVQSKNKKKYHEDRIYQEKQKKRGIQKYKDDALFKQHLKARGIQKYKDDALYKEHLKSRGIQKYKNDALYKEHLKSRGIQKYKNDALYKEHLKSRSIQKYKNDALYKEHLKSRSIQKYKNDALYKEHLKSRSIQKYKDDALFKQHLKARGIQKYKDDALYKQHLKARGIQKYKDNALYKQNIRAYSKAKYSANLEHRNRVRKSNRLKKQEIKEKSEQFDFVMKQFLDKVKHGPDFVCCVCHRLLFKNQVLGCKIDDYKTKAIASVALKCITEDYLHQCSGKCDLPCQYTDTARGQLWICYCCHCKINKGEVPPESRINNLELEPIPAELACLNSLEQHLIALHIPFMKMLALPKGGQNGVHGPVTCVPANIVQTDNLLPRNEMDGSLIGVKLKRKLTYKGHYEYQFVDSVRIRQALQYLKLNNKHYKDIEFNNAWLNTFCKGTEVETTGNENDGHVKSLEASPDLAEDELLHDRQQHCMFQDTCLMPVDIGQEVLDQYVHNVLNVAPAEGNNPVKLLSDMTNEAKCFPVLFPQGINTFHERRQHKLTLARYFNNRILHADGRFARNVEYIFYAQYMSELQQVISNVSIALRKGKGRQCFQQVDVNILNDDAFFKNLLEFDNGYRFLKPIRGTPAFWQAAQSDLLACVRQLGVPTWFCSFSSADMRWKNLLCSILMQEGRTETLEQLEWADRCELLRHNPVTAARMFDFRWHCFLREVLMSPAEPIGKIKDYFYRIEFQQRGSPHVHCLFWIENAPVINKNSDEEVVAFIDKYVTCELPTQDKELLDIVTNVQQHSKRHSKTCQKKNKVCRFNFPRPPSCRTFICHEKSVENLETCMCHAENTDDKTPCDCKKDKVSKEQAATILASVKKALSDETKIFESLEHLFQSVNVSQEVFEEAYKSCARGTQIVMKREINEVWINQYSKPLLKCWNANMDIQFVADAYACVVYIISYISKAEREIGLLLGNAQREAAGGNVSAKEALKNLGSVYLHNRDVCAQEAVYRLTPNLHLKECSRKVVFVPTGDNVVKMSLPLSVLKQKALSHDLTSENIWMMSLVDRYKNRPDNAVFTDMCLATFASEYRILSKNEKSQLQIRLKNDCGFVTKRIRTQPAVVRYMRFSKTKNPELFYRSIMQLFLPYRADAQLKPPKCETFEQFYNNGQVKFFDGSRHPVKFVVDTNRSKFELEADQLDDFQKSVESNGELEDAWCELCPEQELERLETLQLRTQQEQPDVELLECIPELAVNCPQISHLEKRNILSRKDGLALIRSLNDTQRCIFYNIRQWCIQKVIGEKPAPLHVFITGGAGTGKSHLIKAIQYEATRLLSTVCSQPDSMCVLLTAPTGIAAFNLQASTIHATFSIGKDVRLPYTPLGEEKLNSLRAKYNDLKILIIDEISMVDHRLLTYIHGRLRQIKQTGDFSPFGNVSVLAVGDFYQLPPVKGKPLYVTDPGVDLWSSLFKVVELNTVVRQQDQLFAKLLNRIRTRSKETPMLLSDIETLKHCESGEVSSALHIFPTNKQVNQHNLQELFRTCPEYVKVEAQDFVHNKKTGNLELISGHHAKAYNTCLEETLLLGINARVMLCKNVDVVDGLVNGVCGTVTHIITSDNSFPQRVYVKFDKDQVGSQRRKQSATASVDLMASTYIEPEEEKVTSKGGLRRQFPLKLAWACTVHKVQGLTVDSAVVSLNKIFSAGQAYVALSRVRSLSGLIIQDFAEEHIYCKNNIKEAIQRMPPFFVESAPSQPHTFSVFLMNVQGLIEHAPDLAICTEHLQPNCIAVTETWLPNLPASEIIKVDGYRFHSCPRTLSYSGNNPLFINLQSQQHGGVGVFSANDVTFDIIQVPHFNLECAVSKYGHHDILVAVIYRPPSYHMSLFKEHLSRLFDLLEPLSNTIAVMGDFNEDILKSSSVCKFAEDRGYVQLVTQPTTERGTLIDHVYVKTTQYEVETSVVPTYFSDHEGIVCHFRDKNK encoded by the exons ATGGACAAACTTACTCCATCAGCTCTACAGCAACCAGATGTGACGGCTGTTCCAAGACGCAACCCG tTGCTGTGTAAGAAGCAGAGGTCCATGGTGGCTGAGGTCAAGCGGAGACCCAATCAACGACAG agGGGCGCATCCAGTGCTGTTGTGAAGTCACCTGGAATGAGTAGTGTGAAGGTGCAGTTTGTTGACAATGATCGCTCGCAAGGAGGCAACAAAGGTAAGTGTGTTGAGGAACATCGCTTGCAAGGAGGCAACAAAGGTAAGACTAAGTCTCTTTCTGTTAGGGTTCGTGATATTAAGAGGTCAGTTCGTGGGAGTTTCCACCAAGGAGACGCTCGGTTTGAATTTAGAGGTGTTCAGTGTATGGCTATTAGTCTAGTAGCTGTCGCTAAACATACCACCCACAGTGTGTTTTCATGGCAGTCAGCTGACCTTGATCGGGTTGTAACATTGGGTGATGAGTTGTATTCTTCTCTGAGAAAGAATAATAAGATCAGTGGAGGATCTGAGCTTCTTTGTGTTCCAGATTTACCCAAGCAGCAAGTTATTGATGGCGAGAGTTTTGACTTTGAATATGGTGATTTTGTAACTGGTGATGTAAATGTGGTTAGTGGAGACCTTGTTGTGGCAGGAGTGTTGACTCCTTTAAAGGATGGTTTGGCACAGATTTGTGGAAAGTATGACACTTGCTTTCTGACATTGAATTGCAATACTTGTGCAATAATTAAGGAGAATGGAATGTACGCTGTGGTAGATTCTCATTCTCGTAATACAAATGGGATGGTTGATGTAAATGGATTCAGTGTTGTTGTGGTGTACTGGTGCCTTGATCTTGTGTTTGACCATTTTTTCAAGTTAGCAAATATGATGAACCTAACACAGAACTTTTTTGAGATTGCAGGTGTACGCGTTATTCCCACTGCTCCCGGTGTCAACTCCACATTGCTCTTTGGCTCTACTGTTACACAGACTGAGCAAGTAATATTTCCCAGCAATGATCTTCCAGATGTTTTTATCAGTAATGTAACAGAAAAAGAACTACAATTTGTCCCTCTAAGGGAAAATGTAGCACAAGTGCTGTGTACACGGTTAAATATTGAATTACAAAAGGTTGATTCAAAATCTACCCAAGTTGGCCATTTAGGTAAACCTTGTAAAAATGAGAAAGTAGTTGGTGATGGGAATTGTTTCTTCAGAGCAGTCAGTCAGGCCGTCAGCGGTACGCAAAACTATCATAGAAAGATTAGACTTGCAGTAGTGAAGCAGatagaaaaaaatgcaatctTGTATCAGGGTCTTCTGAGAAGTGAGTATTCCTCTGTGGCTGAATACTTGAGCAATTCAAAAATGGGTTATGTTGGTAGTTGGGCTACAGAAATTGAGATTCAAGCAGCTGCCGATTATTTAGAAATGAGTATATTTACATATCATCAGGATCGCTGGATTGAATATACTTGTAGTGCAATGCAGTTTTCCAATCAGGCACTGTATTTAGAAAATGTAAATGCCAACCATTATGAAAATGTAGTATGCGTTCATCTGCCACaaagtcacaaatgttatggctATTGTGAAGTATACACAACTCCATCAGTCTACAATATCAGACGACAGACTAAAAAAGACAGCAATGTGATTGATTCAAATCGTGTGACTTCAAATGTAAGTAGTATAGTAGATGCTGATGTGGACACACAAGTGCAAAGACCTGGTATTTGTGTCtctaattatttgaaaaacaaGTATAACAGGCATAAAAGAATTAAATATCAGGAAGATTCATCCTATAGGAATGTACGTAGTAAATTGAATAAAATGGCCTATATTTCACAGCAAGACGGTGTACAAAGCAAGAATAAGAAGAAATACCATGAAGATAGAATTtatcaagaaaaacaaaaaaaaagaggtaTCCAAAAATATAAGGACGATGCTTTGtttaaacaacatttaaaagcaCGCGGTATCCAAAAATATAAGGACGATGCTTTGTATAAAGAACATTTAAAATCACGCGGTATCCAAAAATATAAGAACGATGCTTTGTATAAAGAACATTTAAAATCACGCGGTATCCAAAAATATAAGAACGATGCTTTGTATAAAGAACATTTAAAATCACGTAGTATCCAAAAATATAAGAACGATGCTTTGTATAAAGAACATTTAAAATCACGTAGTATCCAAAAATATAAGAACGATGCTTTGTATAAAGAACATTTAAAATCACGTAGTATCCAAAAATATAAGGACGATGCTTTGtttaaacaacatttaaaagcaCGCGGTATCCAAAAATATAAGGACGATGCTTTGTataaacaacatttaaaagcaCGTGGTATCCAAAAATATAAGGACAATGCTTTGTATAAACAGAATATTAGGGCTTACAGCAAAGCTAAGTACAGTGCCAATTTGGAGCATCGCAACCGTGTTAGAAAATCAAACAGGTTGAAAAAGCAAGAAATTAAAGAAAAGTCTGAACAGTTTGATTTTGTCATGAAACAATTTCTTGATAAAGTCAAGCACGGTCCAGATTTTGTTTGCTGTGTTTGTCATaggttgttgtttaaaaatcaagttTTAGGGTGCAAAATAGATgattacaaaaccaaagctatAGCTTCAGTAGCATTAAAGTGCATCACTGAGGACTATTTACACCAATGTAGTGGAAAGTGTGATTTGCCCTGTCAGTATACAGATACAGCCAGAGGTCAACTTTGGATTTGTTATTGTTGTCATTGTAAAATTAATAAAGGTGAGGTTCCCCCTGAGAGTAGAATTAATAATCTTGAACTTGAGCCTATTCCAGCAGAATTGGCTTGTTTAAATAGTTTAGAACAGCATTTGATTGCTTTACATATTCCATTCATGAAGATGTTAGCATTGCCTAAAGGTGGGCAAAATGGAGTTCATGGTCCTGTTACTTGTGTTCCTGCTAACATCGTGCAGACTGATAATTTACTTCCTCGTAATGAAATGGATGGTTCTTTAATTGGAGTTAAATTGAAACGTAAACTAACATATAAAGGACATTATGAATATCAATTTGTTGATAGTGTGCGAATTAGGCAGGCGTTGCAATATCTTAAACTAAATAATAAGCATTACAAAGATATAGAATTTAATAATGCATGGCTGAATACCTTTTGTAAGGGAACTGAAGTGGAAACTACAGGGAATGAAAATGATGGCCATGTAAAAAGTCTAGAAGCATCTCCAGATTTGGCTGAAGATGAACTGCTGCATGACAGGCAACAACACTGTATGTTTCAAGACACATGTCTTATGCCAGTGGACATTGGTCAGGAAGTGTTGGACCAGTATGTTCATAATGTATTAAATGTAGCTCCAGCTGAGGGAAACAATCCAGTCAAATTGCTTTCAGATATGACTAATGAAGCAAAGTGCTTTCCAGTATTGTTTCCTCAAGGAATTAACACATTTCATGAACGAAGGCAGCACAAATTAACATTGGCACGTTATTTTAACAACAGAATTTTACATGCTGATGGTAGATTTGCCCGTAATGTAGAATACATATTTTATGCTCAGTACATGTCAGAGTTACAACAAGTTATTTCAAATGTGTCAATAGCATTAAGAAAAGGGAAGGGTAGGCAATGTTTCCAACAAGTCgatgttaacattttaaatgatgatgcattttttaaaaatctgttgGAGTTTGACAATGGGTATCGTTTTCTTAAACCTATTAGAGGGACTCCAGCATTCTGGCAGGCAGCACAGAGTGATTTGTTGGCTTGTGTTCGACAGCTCGGCGTTCCTACTTGGTTTTGTTCATTTTCCTCTGCTGATATGCGTTGGAAAAATCTTCTGTGTAGCATTTTAATGCAGGAAGGTCGAACAGAAACATTGGAACAGTTAGAATGGGCTGACAGGTGTGAACTTTTGCGTCACAATCCTGTCACAGCCGCAAGAATGTTTGATTTTCGTTGGCATTGTTTCTTAAGGGAGGTTCTCATGTCTCCTGCAGAACCTATTGGTAAAATTAAAGACTACTTTTACCGCATTGAATTTCAACAGCGTGGTTCTCCTCATGTTCATTGTTTGTTCTGGATAGAAAATGCCCCAGTGAttaataaaaacagtgatgaagAGGTTGTTGCATTTATTGACAAGTATGTCACTTGTGAGCTGCCAACACAAGACAAAGAGTTACTTGACATTGTGACAAATGTACAGCAACATTCAAAACGACATTCAAAAACTtgtcaaaagaaaaacaaagtttGTCGTTTTAATTTTCCCAGACCACCATCATGCAGAACATTTATATGCCATGAGAAAAGTGTAGAAAATCTGGAGACGTGCATGTGTCATGCTGAAAACACAGATGACAAGACGCCCTGTGATTGTAAAAAAGACAAAGTTTCCAAAGAGCAAGCAGCAACAATCCTGGCTTCAGTCAAAAAAGCTCtttctgatgaaaccaaaatcttTGAGAGTCTGGAGCATTTGTTTCAGAGTGTAAATGTCAGTCAGGAAGTTTTTGAAGAGGCCTATAAATCCTGTGCTCGAGGCACACAAATAGTAATGAAAAGAGAGATTAATGAAGTTTGGATCAATCAGTACAGTAAGCCACTTTTAAAGTGCTGGAATGCTAACATGGACATCCAGTTTGTTGCAGATGCATATGCATGCGTGGTGTACATTATTTCTTATATCTCAAAAGCAGAGAGAGAAATAGGACTGTTGTTGGGGAATGCACAAAGAGAAGCAGCTGGAGGAAATGTGAGTGCAAAAGAAGCCTTAAAGAACCTTGGCAGTGTTTACCTGCACAACAGAGATGTGTGCGCTCAGGAGGCTGTATACAGGTTGACACCAAATTTACATCTCAAGGAATGTTCAAGGAAGgttgtctttgttccaacaggtGACAATGTGGTCAAAATGAGTCTGCCTTTAAGTGTATTAAAGCAAAAGGCACTATCACATGATCTGACCTCTGAAAACATTTGGATGATGAGTTTGGTTGACCGTTACAAGAATAGGCCAGACAATGCTGTGTTTACTGACATGTGCCTGGCAACTTTTGCTTCTGAATATCGTATTCTGAGCAAAAACGAGAAATCGCAACTACAGATTAGATTGAAAAATGATTGTGGATTTGTCACGAAAAGAATTAGAACACAGCCTGCTGTTGTTCGGTACATGCGCTTTTCAAAGACAAAAAATCCAGAATTATTTTATCGTAGTATCATGCAGTTGTTCCTTCCCTATCGTGCAGATGCGCAACTTAAACCTCCCAAATGTGAAACTTTTGAACAGTTTTACAATAATGGCCAAGTAAAGTTTTTCGATGGGTCCAGACATCCGGTCAAGTTTGTTGTTGACACCAATAGAAGCAAATTTGAACTTGAAGCAGATCAGCTGGATGACTTTCAAAAGTCAGTTGAAAGCAATGGTGAACTGGAAGATGCCTGGTGTGAGTTGTGTCCTGAGCAGGAATTAGAGCGTTTAGAGACTCTGCAATTGAGGACCCAACAAGAACAGCCAGATGTGGAACTTTTAGAATGTATTCCTGAATTAGCAGTCAATTGCccacaaatttcccatttagaaAAGAGAAACATCTTGTCGAGAAAAGATGGTTTGGCATTGATTCGGTCTTTGAATGATACACAACGTTGTATTTTTTATAATATTCGACAGTggtgcattcaaaaagtaataggGGAAAAACCAGCACCACTACATGTATTCATTACGGGTGGTGCTGGTACtggaaaaagccatttaatcaagGCCATCCAGTATGAGGCAACAAGATTGTTGTCTACAGTGTGTAGTCAACCTGATAGCATGTGTGTTTTATTAACAGCTCCCACAGGTATTGCTGCTTTTAATCTTCAGGCATCAACAATTCATGCCACCTTTAGCATAGGAAAGGATGTACGCTTACCGTATACTCCTTTGGGTGAAGAGAAGTTAAATTCTCTACGCGCCAAATACAATGATCTGAAGATCCTAATCATTGATGAGATCTCCATGGTAGATCACAGGTTGTTAACGTACATCCATGGGAGACTGAGACAAATTAAACAAACTGGTGATTTTTCACCATTTGGAAATGTCAGTGTCCTTGCTGTAGGGGACTTTTACCAGCTGCCTCCCGTTAAAGGGAAACCCCTGTATGTTACTGACCCAGGTGTTGACCTATGGTCCTCTTTATTTAAGGTTGTGGAACTGAACACTGTTGTTCGGCAGCAAGACCAGTTGTTTGCAAAGTTATTGAACAGAATCAGAACTCGGTCCAAAGAAACtccaatgctactcagtgatatTGAGACACTTAAGCACTGTGAAAGTGGTGAAGTCAGCTCAGCATTGCATATCTTCCCGACAAATAAACAAGTAAATCAACACAATCTTCAGGAGTTATTCAGGACTTGCCCTGAATATGTTAAAGTAGAAGCTCAAGATTTTGTTCACAACAAGAAAACGGGAAATCTCGAGTTGATTAGTGGACATCATGCGAAGGCATATAACACATGTTTGGAGGAAACTCTACTATTGGGAATAAATGCACGTGTTATGTTGTGCAAGAATGTGGATGTTGTGGATGGTCTAGTAAATGGGGTGTGTGGCACTGTGACGCATATCATAACCTCAGACAACAGCTTTCCTCAAAGGGTGTATGTCAAGTTTGATAAAGATCAGGTTGGTTCACAGAGGAGGAAACAATCAGCTACTGCTTCTGTTGATCTGATGGCCTCTACATACATAGAGCCAGAAGAGGAAAAGGTCACTAGTAAAGGTGGATTACGTCGACAATTTCCACTTAAACTGGCTTGGGCTTGTACAGTACATAAAGTACAGGGCCTAACAGTAGACAGTGCTGTGGTGTctttgaataaaatattttcagcaGGACAAGCATATGTGGCGTTAAGCCGCGTGAGAAGCTTGTCTGGATTAATTATTCAAGACTTTGCAGAGGAACACATTTATTGTAAAAACAACATTAAGGAGGCAATTCAGAGAATGcctcctttttttgttgaatccGCACCAAGTCAACCACATACCTTCTCTGTGTTTTTGATGAATGTGCAAGGACTGATTGAGCATGCGCCAGATTTAGCTATATGCACAGAGCACTTACAGCCTAACTGTATTGCGGTAACAGAAACATGGCTACCAAACCTTCCAGCATCTGAGATCATAAAGGTTGATGGCTATCGTTTTCACAGCTGTCCACGAACTTTATCATATTCTGGCAATAATCCTCTGTTTATAAATTTGCAATCCCAACAACATGGAGGTGTTGGCGTATTTAGTGCAAATGATGTCACCTTTGACATAATTCAGGTACCACATTTCAATTTGGAGTGTGCAGTCAGCAAATATGGTCATCACGATATATTAGTTGCTGTCATTTATCGACCTCCATCTTATCACATGTCTTTGTTTAAAGAGCACCTCAGCAGGTTATTTGATTTGTTAGAGCCACTAAGTAACACCATTGCTGTCATGGGTGATTTTAATGAAGACATTCTAAAGTCCTCCAGCGTCTGTAAATTTGCTGAAGATAGGGGGTACGTTCAACTAGTCACACAGCCCACAACAGAAAGAGGCACATTGATTGACCATGTGTATGTAAAAACAACACAGTATGAGGTTGAGACTTCAGTTGTGCCTACCTACTTTAGTGACCATGAGGGCATTGTTTGCCATTTTAGGGACAAAAATAAGTGA